In Pectobacterium aroidearum, the following are encoded in one genomic region:
- a CDS encoding glutamine amidotransferase: MSEKVLLVIQLGQPPEGIASQVGQQGKWFSDAVQGNSQPIQVVRPDRGESLPPFDTLAAVIISGSWSMVTDRLDWSEYTAGWLREAYHAEVPLLGVCYGHQLLADALGGKVGDNPNGKEVGVQVVTTNEAAAQDPLLRDYPQQFGAYLTHQQSVLEAPEGAQVLASSEMDGCQIIRYSEKVLTVQFHPEFSTDIMLTCLRHNETALRQGGWDVDRMMDIPQEPVWARKILLDFVQRYAAK, encoded by the coding sequence ATGAGCGAAAAGGTATTGCTGGTGATTCAGTTGGGCCAACCGCCGGAAGGCATTGCCTCTCAGGTTGGGCAACAGGGGAAATGGTTTAGCGATGCAGTACAGGGGAATTCGCAACCGATACAAGTGGTGCGTCCCGACCGTGGCGAGTCGCTCCCACCGTTTGATACGCTGGCGGCGGTGATTATTTCCGGCTCGTGGTCGATGGTCACGGATCGGCTGGACTGGAGCGAATACACCGCGGGTTGGTTGCGCGAGGCGTACCACGCGGAGGTTCCACTGCTGGGCGTGTGTTATGGGCATCAATTGCTGGCCGATGCGCTGGGCGGCAAAGTAGGGGATAACCCGAACGGCAAGGAAGTCGGTGTTCAGGTTGTGACAACGAATGAAGCCGCAGCACAAGATCCCTTACTGCGTGATTATCCGCAGCAGTTCGGTGCTTACCTGACCCACCAGCAATCCGTGCTTGAAGCGCCTGAAGGGGCACAGGTGCTGGCGAGTTCAGAGATGGACGGCTGCCAGATTATCCGCTACAGCGAGAAAGTGTTGACCGTGCAGTTCCACCCTGAATTCAGCACGGACATCATGCTGACGTGTCTGCGCCATAATGAAACGGCGCTGCGACAGGGCGGTTGGGATGTCGACCGAATGATGGACATTCCACAGGAACCGGTCTGGGCGCGTAAGATCCTGCTGGATTTTGTACAACGCTACGCGGCGAAATAG